One stretch of Mangifera indica cultivar Alphonso chromosome 9, CATAS_Mindica_2.1, whole genome shotgun sequence DNA includes these proteins:
- the LOC123224805 gene encoding heavy metal-associated isoprenylated plant protein 39-like — MKKAVLKLELDDDKVKKKAMKTVSGLSGVESIAMDMKDKKLTVIGDIDPVSIVSKLRKLCQTEIVSVGPAKEPEKKKEEPKKEEQKKADDSKKKDDVAELAKLYKAYNPYMTANYHVRSAEEDPNACIIG; from the exons ATGAAG AAAGCAGTGTTGAAATTGGAACTAGACGATGACAAAGTCAAGAAAAAAGCCATGAAGACAGTCTCTGGCCTTTCAG GGGTTGAATCAATCGCCATGGATATGAAGGACAAGAAATTGACAGTGATTGGAGATATTGATCCGGTGAGTATAGTGAGCAAACTGAGGAAGCTATGTCAAACAGAGATAGTATCAGTTGGACCTGCAAAAGAgccagagaagaagaaagaagagccCAAGAAAGAAGAGCAAAAGAAGGCAGATGATAGCAAGAAAAAAGATGATGTAGCTGAACTTGCCAAGCTCTACAAGGCCTATAATCCTTACATGACTGCAAATTACCATGTGAGAAGTGCAGAGGAAGATCCCAACGCCTGTATTATCGGCTAA